A DNA window from Desulfovibrionales bacterium contains the following coding sequences:
- a CDS encoding NADH-quinone oxidoreductase subunit H yields MNTAGYVSWFLALLLSPLLLGIINRTKAFFAGRRGAPLVQAYFDCWKLLQKGAVYSRTTTWVFVCGPVAGLAAVSAAAGLVPLGGIGAPVSFAGDLILFAYLLGLMRFLTVVAALDTGSSFEGMGASREVFFSALAEPALLLGLAVLARETKSLSLSGMIFALTGEVWTRSGIILLLLAVALFIVLLAENARIPVDDPNTHLELTMIHEVMVLDHSGPDFAFILYGAALKLWVLSALLVGVVVPVRTGNPWLDGAAVLVGIMAVAVLVGIVESCMARLRLVRVPQLLVGAGAFSTLALMLALR; encoded by the coding sequence ATGAACACTGCCGGATATGTCTCCTGGTTCCTGGCCCTTTTGCTGTCCCCCTTGCTCCTCGGCATCATAAACCGGACCAAGGCGTTCTTTGCCGGACGCCGGGGGGCGCCCCTCGTGCAGGCCTATTTTGATTGCTGGAAGCTCCTGCAGAAAGGTGCAGTCTACAGTCGCACCACCACCTGGGTCTTTGTCTGCGGCCCCGTGGCCGGACTGGCGGCGGTATCGGCGGCAGCGGGTTTGGTGCCTCTGGGCGGCATAGGCGCGCCCGTGTCCTTTGCGGGGGACCTGATCTTGTTCGCGTATCTCCTAGGCTTGATGCGTTTTCTCACGGTCGTTGCGGCCCTGGACACCGGTTCCAGCTTCGAGGGCATGGGTGCCAGCCGCGAGGTGTTCTTTTCCGCTCTGGCGGAACCGGCCCTCTTGCTGGGATTGGCAGTGCTGGCGCGGGAAACGAAGAGCCTTTCCCTCTCGGGCATGATTTTCGCCCTGACGGGCGAGGTCTGGACGCGGTCCGGCATCATCCTGCTGCTTCTGGCTGTGGCCCTGTTTATTGTCCTCCTGGCGGAAAACGCCCGTATCCCGGTGGATGACCCGAACACGCACCTGGAACTGACCATGATCCACGAGGTCATGGTCTTAGACCACAGCGGTCCGGATTTCGCTTTTATTCTCTACGGAGCGGCCCTCAAGCTCTGGGTGCTGAGCGCTCTCCTGGTGGGGGTGGTGGTGCCGGTCCGGACGGGCAATCCCTGGCTTGACGGGGCGGCCGTCCTTGTCGGGATTATGGCCGTCGCCGTGCTGGTAGGGATTGTGGAATCGTGTATGGCGCGCCTGCGCCTGGTCCGCGTGCCGCAGCTCCTGGTGGGGGCGGGCGCATTCTCCACCCTGGCTCTGATGCTGGCTCTGAGGTAA